One Candidatus Symbiobacter mobilis CR genomic window, TCGGGGCACATCGGGTTTGTCGGGGCGCTGTGCGTGGCGCCTGTGGCGACGGGGCTTGTGGGGGCGGCGTTCGAGCGCTTCGTGCTGCGCAGGGCGCATGGGCAAGGGCCGTTGGCGGAGCTGCTGGTCACGTTCGGCGCCAGTTATCTCATCCTGGAACTGGTGCAGTGGGTGTGGGGGCGCGGGCCTGTGGACTACCGCGTTCCGGCAGCGTTGGCCGGCGTCTGGCGCGTGCATGGCGTGGGCGTTCCCGTGTATCGGTTGGTTGCGATGGGGGTCTCCGTGTTCGTGCTGGCCGGGCTGTGGTGGGTGTGGAGCTGTACCCGCATCGGGCCGTTGCTGCGGGCGGCTGCCACGCATCCGCAGGCTTTGCAGACGCTGGGCTATGACGTGCCCAGCCTGCTGATGTGGACTTTTGGCGCGGGGTCGGCGCTGGCGGGGCTGGCAGGGGTGTTGGCCGGGAATCTGTATGTCACCGAACCGGAGATGGCGGCATCGGTGGCGGGGTGGCTGTTCGTCGTGGTCGTGGTCGGGGGGCTGGGGTCGTTGCGCGGGGCTTTCGTGGCCTCGATGGCGCTGGGAATGGTGCAGACCTTGGCCGCCGCCGCTCCCGCCACCTTGGGCGATTTGCTGCAAGTGCCGGGCTGGAGCGGTGGGGCGGCACACTGCGCCGTGTGTGCCGTTCCCTTGGGTGCCATCGCGCCGATGTTGCCGTACCTGTGGCTGGTGGTGGCCTTGGCATTGCGGCCCGTGGAGGACACCCGGCAATGACTGGCGATGCAGGCGATGCGTCCGATGTATGCCATACAGGCCATAT contains:
- a CDS encoding branched-chain amino acid ABC transporter permease: MEAFLVLLFHAVGSGLILFLLGAGLTLVYGLMGVMNFAHASMSMLGAYLGYSLSGHIGFVGALCVAPVATGLVGAAFERFVLRRAHGQGPLAELLVTFGASYLILELVQWVWGRGPVDYRVPAALAGVWRVHGVGVPVYRLVAMGVSVFVLAGLWWVWSCTRIGPLLRAAATHPQALQTLGYDVPSLLMWTFGAGSALAGLAGVLAGNLYVTEPEMAASVAGWLFVVVVVGGLGSLRGAFVASMALGMVQTLAAAAPATLGDLLQVPGWSGGAAHCAVCAVPLGAIAPMLPYLWLVVALALRPVEDTRQ